A stretch of the Schistocerca serialis cubense isolate TAMUIC-IGC-003099 chromosome 2, iqSchSeri2.2, whole genome shotgun sequence genome encodes the following:
- the LOC126457787 gene encoding serine/arginine-rich splicing factor 2 isoform X2: MSYGRPPPRIDGMISLKVGNLTYRTTPEDLRRVFEKFGTLGDIYIPKDRFSRESRGFAFVRFYDKRDAEDALDAMDGRLLDGRELRVQMARYGRPSSPYRRHSRRSRRSRSRSRRRSRSRSRSRSRSRYSRSRSRRRSYTRSRSRSRSRSDSKSSRGKSRSRSKSARDSRSKSRSRSK, translated from the exons ATGAGTTACGGGAGGCCGCCACCAAGAATAGATGGCATGATTTCGTTGAAAGTGGGCAATTTAACCTATAGAACGACACCTGAAGATTTAAGGCGAGTTTTTGAAAAATTTGGAACGCTCGGGGATATTTATATCCCAAAAGACAGATTTTCTAGAGAAAGTCGAGGTTTTGCATTTGTGAG ATTCTATGACAAGAGAGATGCAGAGGATGCACTTGATGCCATGGATGGACGTCTCTTGGATGGTAGGGAGCTCAGAGTGCAGATGGCACGTTATGGAAGACCATCATCGCCATATCGTCGGCATAGTCGCCGTAGCAGGAG GTCGAGATCACGCTCCAGGCGCCGATCCCGCTCAAGGAGCCGTTCGCGCTCACGATCACGTTACTCTCGCTCAAGATCCCGTCGTCGTTCATACACAAGATCTCGATCACGCTCCAGATCACGTTCTGATAGCAAGAGTTCACGTGGCAAATCACGCTCACGTAGCAAATCTGCTCGCGACAGCAGGAGCAAATCTCGATCAAGATCAAAGTGA
- the LOC126457787 gene encoding serine/arginine-rich splicing factor 2 isoform X1, which translates to MSYGRPPPRIEGMVSLKVDNLTYRTTPEDLRRVFERCGEVGDIYIPRDRFSRESRGFAFVRFYDKRDAEDALDAMDGRLLDGRELRVQMARYGRPSSPYRRHSRRSRRSRSRSRRRSRSRSRSRSRSRYSRSRSRRRSYTRSRSRSRSRSDSKSSRGKSRSRSKSARDSRSKSRSRSK; encoded by the exons ATGAGTTACGGTAGGCCGCCCCCTCGTATAGagggaatggtttctttgaaagtagaCAATCTCACTTACCGAACAACACCTGAAGATTTGCGTCGCGTATTTGAAAGATGTGGAGAAGTGGGTGATATTTACATACCGCGTGATAGATTTTCAAGAGAGAGCAGAGGTTTCGCATTTGTAAG ATTCTATGACAAGAGAGATGCAGAGGATGCACTTGATGCCATGGATGGACGTCTCTTGGATGGTAGGGAGCTCAGAGTGCAGATGGCACGTTATGGAAGACCATCATCGCCATATCGTCGGCATAGTCGCCGTAGCAGGAG GTCGAGATCACGCTCCAGGCGCCGATCCCGCTCAAGGAGCCGTTCGCGCTCACGATCACGTTACTCTCGCTCAAGATCCCGTCGTCGTTCATACACAAGATCTCGATCACGCTCCAGATCACGTTCTGATAGCAAGAGTTCACGTGGCAAATCACGCTCACGTAGCAAATCTGCTCGCGACAGCAGGAGCAAATCTCGATCAAGATCAAAGTGA